The Periplaneta americana isolate PAMFEO1 chromosome 16, P.americana_PAMFEO1_priV1, whole genome shotgun sequence genome segment tttgagaatatgttcTTTGTTTcgaccatataaattagttggaatgcataaagagcaacatatatttctctaaaatgtagtgtaattgcatgaaTAAAGGTAAATTTAAAGCAATGATTATGAgaacttcagacataattcacttgcgagttaaggtgtaatattatttttggtgtgaaaattgcgttcttcatacagtatgtgtaatacctgactttatttggattaaatattgcgaaattcttgtacattcatttatgctcgattcaataattttcatttgcatCGCACGGATATTTTGTTATGTTGCAATTattggttatgtttactgtaccaatattccactattcgcatttatacattataattaagcataaagttacgtgtggtaacttgtaaatgcaatttgtctctaCTTCAGttctatttattcgtttcttacggtactccaatctgaagtctaattaatgtactatgttagtAGCTTTAACTAGCGCAGAAGTAGTTCCTTTGTACTCATACTTCTTGGATATACGGATCTGTGacgggttaggtttggttagtatTGGcatttattatgccttgcttatacgatcacctgcacctccacaaaaaaatctgttttaaatTCGACGATTTTTACTTCCGAAATcgcaggaactacctcagcgctagttccaccGCTTTATGAGTTCTGCCTTATTGACCTTGGAACACTTGACTATATTGAAAAACGGTAAGCTCACAGCGCTATTActagagcaactagatttacaaactctccaatgccctgccattacatattaggcctatgttatgtcatatggaaattgtaggttattatttatattcctatattcgcaattatacattataattaagcataatgtcatgtatgatacgccgcacattcaatttgtctgtatgttAATACTACAATCGCGTATGtactgaatttttatatttatctacttcctaagagacgaagtaacacgaTCGTACGTACATTAATTCCAtaggtaaattttctatctacaattaattaaggtggatgtgctaaattaaaatcacaatataaattctttttttattaaacctcaaaatagctttcattctaaacataaaatgttgatgcgaatagattatgttaacatgtaaaattctgttcacattaaaataacacagttttctaatTATTTCTGCATCAAATTATGCAATACGATGTAaatggaacttatggacacattacactaaataaaacttagcaatgatacgcaataaagtcaaaatataatatttcactgagctccatatactgaaatagaaaacccgaacatacattatcgtcGCTCGGAAAACTGGCTGaactgaggcgatagtagcgatcctggtgattagcaactatctatgtatgcatatttatcaagtattgagcttcgcaactgtatatactaaactgtgctaacACCATATAATAAATTGCTCAAGATGTCTCTTGgtactgcaggaacggaattCCTTGGATCAGCTTGTGACTGGTTCAAAGGAGGAATATCAGGACCAGAGCCATGATCTCACTTCTGAGATAAAAGTTGAGGATCCAGTGCCAATTTCCTTCCCTGTGGTGAAacgtgaacctgaggtgagtgtAGCATAAAGAATGCACTGTGTGTTCTTTTTGAAGtgtttttcttgtgttttgtttgtaatggaCACTGCCTCTTTACAACAGTACTTGTAGCGCCTTTTAGTGTGTGACCGTGGCAGAACAATCTCGTTTCTATTTGTTATTATATATGTCTTCTTGTATTGTTGTttcgtttttgttttaaattcgggACCGAAATTTCTTGTTACACTCAGTCGTTATGGTTGTCATAGCTACAAATTCCCACAGTCTATTATTTTGATACTGTGTTGTACTTGActtgatttgttttgttttctctatGTCTTTGTCTAAAATTCTCTATACGTTTTGCCGTTTtaaagtaatgatttattttgctgtagatgtaagcagaaatattatcacttgttttcatttttcttttaggtGTTTACGTCtctgggattttttttttctaggaaaTTATGCTGCCATTATGGAAATCATATTTTGTAACTTTACAGTACATTCTGTGGCTTATTTGGGTGAATTTCAGAAGGTGCTCTAAATTTTGCCAAATATTCTGATACATACGGTTACTTACAGCATATAtcaaagtattatttatttagttatgtctGTTCTGTCAATGAAGTGCATTCAACTTAAATTTAGGTATagaaaattaaagttaaaaatttcagttgacaaatcttgaaattattcgaaataGAAATAGAGGTTTTGAATTTACTTGAACTGATTGTTTGTGGATTCCAACTAGATACTGAACACGGGAAATTCGACGAATATTCTAAGCTTTTTTGTTGTCTAAGATATAagctttattttcataaaaaaggaAAACCCGAGTACAGAATACGTAcatgaaaaatgataaaattatactgaaagtagctttgaaattcAAGGGAATGCTTTTTTCTTCTCCTCGTCAGTAAGATTCAATGAatcagaaatattttgaaattctcCCACAGAGTGAAAAAAAGTATCAATGTATTTTTCCTTCAGATGCTGTTTTCATAATAagcaacaataaaaattatgtattgAACTGTCTATTATATCGTTTGCAAtttcttattgttttattttatttatttatttatttgtttgtttatttttttgtttttgcaaaGCAACTCAAATTTTAGGATTAACACAAAACAGTgttgaaaatatgctacaatttATGCACATTAGTATATTATATGCAGGAATGGCCGTAATATGCACGATTTGCGTTTCGTATTATTACAGACCTTCAAAACATGTGTAAATAATGTTTCAGCATGAAAAATTTGCATTCACTTATGAATTCTGGCCCCATTCCTCATAATGTCAAGCTGTTGCATGCAGATATATAGACAGCAGCTTGTAACGTTAGACGTCGTCTTCTAATATCCTGTAATAAATTGCTCATTTAAGATATCTCTTTGTATTGCAGGAACGGAATTTCTTGGATCATCATGTGACTGCTATAAAGGAGGAATATGTGAAGCAGAGCCATGATCTCGTATCAGAGGTAAAATGTGAGAAAGATCCAGTGGCAATTTCGTTCCCAGTCGTGAAACGTGAACCGGAGGTGAGTGCAGCTCAAGGAATGCACTGTGTTCTTCTTGTGTTTTGATTGTCAGATCTGCTACCTCTTTACAGTGCCTTTTACTTTATATTAGAGACAGAAAAGCACTTATCACTATTTAGTGTTACGAGATATGTCATATTGCAGGGAACTCATTCTGGAGTAGTTCTCGGTTTGTTTTAGATATGAAAACGTAATTGCTTGTTGCATAATCTATGGTGTTTGAGGACACTGCTTCTTTTTGTCTACTCTGTGTCGttgtctaaaattcttaatacatTTTACCGTTTCCAAGTAAAAGATTGTGCTTTAGTTCTTTGTCAATACATTATCTCGTGACTTCATTTGTTCATCTTTTGTTCTTAAGTTTTTACGTAGTTGCAATTTatcttttgtagaatattatctTACGAATAATGAGAAGATATTTTGTAAGTTTACGATAAATTATGTAGTTGATTTTGAGTGGATTGCAGAATAGGttctaaattttgcaaaatgttcTCATATGTCTTGTATTATAAGTGGTTAAATATTTACTCTATAACAGTAATTTTCCACTAGCGTGTCTGTTCATACACAAGTGATCCATTGGTGTGCTACAGAATATCAAACAtggcacaagtcaacattcagtgaGCAAAGTGTGGGTGTGCAAGCAACAGAGAAGAGAATGACAGATTCGCATCTAGGATAGCCAGATTAGTGAAGTGCCAACCTTAAATTCTATCCTATTtcacttgtttttataaaatgaaatgtttcCTGCATTAAATATCTTATCAgaacatgtaataataatgtatCTTTTCGTATCTTCTAAATATGAAGTTAAGAAAACATTCAGAATGCGGTACTTTTGACATTGATATTGCATTGGAATAATTTTCTggcattaaattttgcatttctatcacaaacttaaaaaaaaaatacgatagtTATGTTAATTTGGTTTGTGAATAATATGTACTTCGTTTCTGTTCTGAACATCTTTTGCACCATGTGCCTTTCCACTATTCAGCAAACATTATCATTCCTCGGTATGTTgactcatataaaatttaaaatattttataatatatattaatgcatatacttttatgtcatttatttgcattttataccACTCGTCCCCTTCTAAAACCGTCAAAATTCCCCTCCTGCTTGGAGAAAACAGCTTTAGATTATATGTCTGCGCTACaggattttaaattacttttttttctgtgtcacatgttgaaaaaggtgcAAAACCGCATATCTACAGGGGAAAGAATTGCCCCACGAAAAATCTGCCTCAATATTGTCCCATATTTGCTAAAATTCTACTAGGCCTTATACAATTGAAATGCAGTTCTGTGGCATCTAATTTCGATGCGCTTTTCTTAATGTaaattgtgctatttttttttttatttgctctgtatttcAAGGAAGAGCAGACTGACTCGGACACAGTGAATGAGGAACCAAGGGTGGAAGTAACGGCAGAGGACAACGAGGTTTTGACGGAAAGGTGAGTGTGGTGTGCGAGTCTTCACGTAGAGTTCATTGTGTTTGAAGTGTCTGTTAGCTTGACTGTCCAGAAGCAGCTTCAGAAGAACTGTCTGTCTGAATCATCCAGCAATAATCACTCATCACATTCCCACTCCACTTCCCTTGGTATCTGGTTGCCATAATGTACGGTTAAAACCTTTCTTcatgttcttcagtaaaaaagcGTAGATTTTCAGGAAAGTAATAAAGTTGGTCAAGCAAGTAGTGCTCCTTTACACTCATATTCCAGCCCAGAGTATTGAAGCCCTCCAACTTAATATCTACATTTTGTTTATAActgaaatttttatatttgcctAGAAAATTATGCACTACGGTCTATTTTGTGTCCATTCCAAGCATTCTTCTGCAAAGTATTAATCACGGTTGCAAAGTAACTGTGTAACAATAATTtggccattttatttaattatttatttatttacttacttacctatttacttatttatttgcctacttatttactcacttatctatttacttatttacttatttctttctaattatatatttatttacttacttattaattacttctctatttactaaattatttacctacttactaacttatttacttggctccttatttatttatttatctatttattaattttttcactcatttacatatttgtttatttaattttatttacttatttatttacatatttatttagttatttatttacttatttacttacttgtttacttatttatttatgtacttttttattacatatttacacacatatttacttatttgcttatttatttatttatctatttaattttttatttacttattaattaattctttatttactaactaatttacttatttatttactcacttatttacttcttacgttatttatgtattcatttaattatttttttatttatttacttccatattaattacttctttatttacttatttatttacttatttatttacttatttatttacttgtttatttatttacttatttatttatctacctatctacctacgtaCCTATATATCTATatgtctatttacttatttatgtatttatttattcatttatttatttatttatttatttatttattttgctgttgTTAAGGTCATCATTCTTTCAGTTCCATAACACCTGATGTACTACCGTTCTACAATAATACATATAACTGTACTTGAACAACGTTGTTACACCAGTTTATGATTTCTTTCTGTTTGGCCACTGTTTCCTCTTCTAGTGACTAGATATGATGGTGTTGTTAATAACTGATGCATTGTTCTTAGCTCTATAGCCATAAACTCTCatactctccaatatttctcacacttTGTGAGTTTAGAGCAGTGCTGTCACGAAATCAGCACAACAACTAATGATTTTTAAGTTACGGAATAGCCACGTGATTCTCTGTAACAGACTGCATATAACTGTATGACTATCCACTGTTCAGGCACGGATGTTTATGTTATTACTGCCTGAGATGCGTAATGCACAATAGTAATCAACAATAAATTAAgtgcaatgaatttatataacaacgtctacaaaacacaaaaaataagCCATCAACATTACTTAGGAATTGGAATATTTCTGACATGGATTTAATATTTTATGACTACTtgcttacaaattaaaagtacctCATGTTGAATAAGATAGCAAGTTCTTGTaggcaaaaatataatttattgtacttGAATTATATTGTGTCACGAAACATTGGAACACTGAACCATATACTGGCACGTGAATACATAGATACCTCACCCTACTAATCTATAGTGAACTATAAtatgttggtgtaagtgtggcttctgtaGTTATTACTTCTTTGAAAAAATGGTGAAGATAAAAGTCGGTGTTGTAAATCGTACTGGACAAAtaatacccgcattatagaaatCAATACTTCATCCCCCTCTGCTGATTGCAAAACTACACTAGGTTTAGCGTGAAACCGCACATATTGTCagttatgataataatttatgctTGAACTAcgtcattttccctgacactttgtAAGCGCCCCAATAATGGTGAAACCTTTTGTCACTGAAGAATGTTTCAAAGTTTGTTTGTGTTTTGCATACTTTGCGTCTGACTTTTCCTGTGAGTAAAAAATTCGCTTACATGATCATAAAATCGAAGGTCAGatgtctttgaacgtcagtgtacaaatTGAACAAGGAAAGCTAGTTACTTCCTAAgcttttacttgtttgtttgtatgttgcAATTGCAATGTGTACTCACAATGTTGAAATACGTTTTCTTATATCACAAGAGTCATTTTTCTCACTTGAAGGACCTGCTGCAGACGCTCCATATTTAAGGATTATTTTTGGATATAACATTCTCTATGTTAGGCAATATTACGTTAGCAGTTGCAGTCCATAAAactgaacataaataaattattgtctgtCAATCGAAGTTTGTTAAGTTTTGTGGATGAAAAAACTGGTTACAGCTATACATACTGCCGAACATTGATATTGcttctgaaataatttttatttaattatttaaaatatgcagtaaaaattgaagtaattgaaGAAATTGTTATGATGCCGTCAATGCTCTTTACTCTTTAGCATGAGGTCGAGTGACGCACTACATTAAATTTGCACTTTCCTATGACGTCTAACACAAGATTGCAGGTAGCAGAGGGATATCAGAGGACGGTAAGGTTTGAACGCCTGCTGTGCTCCAGTCTTTGCAATTTCCCGCGTTCCTCATAGCCTCCGCATGCAACCCATGTGTCTTAATCTCGTATATCATTTGAAGCTTCAGGTCAGTCTCCTGCCCAGCATCCTTGGGTGCATGTGGCAGTGTCCacttttccttccatttccaGCTGATACATTGGCTAATGCAGCGTTCATTCTATGGAGTGTGTATACCCAGTGCATCCATGCAAACACGCTCTGGCTTTCTCAATGCTACAATCGTAGATCTCTGGGTGATGAAGAGACGAACTGGCAGGTCACCAAGTTGATGCAGGAATAGGCGTCTATGATGTATTGTTTCATTTTCCGTTCCGGAGTTTACAGTGTGTTGACGTCTATGTTGCACAACAGACATACAGACCGCCTCACAAGTATTGTATTCTCTAGCCATCTTGTTTATAGTATCCACCCCTGCTTTGGTTTTCTTACAGTCGAGTATTATCGTTGGCTTTGAATTGTTGTCTCCCTTTGAACAAGTCATACCACATTGCTAGTGATGACAgcagcacaaaatattttttttcttgtattgtaGAATGTCATTGAAATCATCATGACCCCGAAAAGGGACGAAAAAATCTTCTTTTTCCTTTGCTGATGTGAACGCTTGGGTAAGTCAACTTTTTTCCCATCCAGTGAGGGCTAGGTTTTGAGTTAAAATGTTCTCTGTCATATTGCAGCTTATGAAGAGATCTTTCGTTACCCTTCGCTTTGTACCATAGAGAACCAACATAACATCGTGGACAGGTCACATTCCTTGGTTCTTGTCTGTTCTCTGCAGACTCATCTGGTTTCCCTCCTGTTCACGTCCAGACTCTCATacctttttagtgggttatttttcgacactttatcaacatctgactTATTttgcgtctgattgagatgaatgtgataatccTGGTGAAacgagtccgtggtccagcactgatagttacccagcatttggtcatgtTGTGTTAATGGAAAACCCCAAGAAAAAACGAaagcagataacttgccccaattgGGATTCGAACCCCGTCCACCCTGTTTCGCTGCCAGATGCGCAACCATTTATTTCTGATAAATAACTTGAAATATCAACATCCGCATAGAGGTGAAAGCTATTGTCAGACAAAATGCATTCAATAGGAGAGTATTCAAATCTTCAATTTGCTACAGACATTTCAAATAATACTCTAAATTGAGTCAATTAATGCTTTTTTTATTTGAGTTCGAGAGTACTTATCATTTAAGCGAAATCATAATTATTTAGTAAGCTTATAATTTTGtacaattgtaaattacattgttgcaGAACTCTGAAAGCAACGTTACTAGTTTAACTTTCACAAGACAACAAATGGCAAGGTAGAGATAATACCAATTCAAATTTTCTCATGATGACGCCTGCTACGAAATGGAACCAGTAATGTTCCACTggaaattttcctaatttgaaattgataaaattaaaactataaacattttatatatcACAATAATAAGAGCTAGAAAAAGTTAATGGGCATTTCCAATCCCTAATTTCGTAATAATCGCATAATGTAGCCGTCTCAAAGACAGGGGACTTTGATCAGAgaggtttattaaaaaaaaaacttgacaaGTGTTAACCAATGTGGTGTAACccttattaaatttattgtacaGGTGAAGTCTAAATAGTTCAGATATTTCGCTACTTCCTGTGttattcataaattaattacaagCTTGTATCTCTAATCGTAATTCTCCTTGTCATGAAatagctttttttaaatattcagcaATTGAATGTACATTTGTTGCGACTATTTTGTAGACTGATAGTATATTTACTTCAGCGTTGCAGCTACGAATGAGAGGTCTGTATCTTCAGAATTGGACAGTCTTTCCCTTGAAGAGAACGACACTGTGTGCGATATTCCCAAGAATTCAGATTCCACCGTAAAAGCTGTGCGGACTCGTGAAGGTGAGAAGCAATTGGAATTAGAATCGTCTAAAAAACGTTTCTCGACTACGGAAAAACTGAACGAGCATTTATCCACGGAAGTTGgcaagaaacctttcaaatgcgatattTGTGGCAAGTGTTTCTCGCGCTCCGGTCACTTGAAGGACCATTTACGACTGCACACAGGCGATAAACCTTTCAGATGCGATGTGCTTGGTAAGTGTTTTTCGCAATCGATTATTCTAAAAAGACATGAACGTCATCACATGGGAGGGACGtccttcaaatgtgatgtttgtggtaagtgtttttcgcAATCGAATACCCTAAAAGTTCATGAACGTCTTCACATCCGAGAAAAGACATTTctatgtgatgtttgtggtaagtgtttctcgcacTCCGATAACTTGAAAGCGCATTTACGACTACACACAGGcgataaacctttcaaatgtgatgtttgtcgtAAGTGTTTCTCGCGGTCCCGGAACTTGAAAGTGCATGAGCGCATGCACAATTTCGATAAACCTTTCAGATGCGAGgtgtgtggtaagtgtttctcgcgcTCCGGTTACTTGAAGGACCATTTACGACTACACACCGGcgataaacctttcaaatgtgatgtatgTGGTAAGAGCTTCTCGCAGGCCAGTCACTTGAAAGTGCATGCACGCGTGCACACAGGCGAAAAACCTTTCAGATGCGATGtgtgtggtaagtgtttttcgcGTTCCGGTTATTTGAAGGATCATTTACGACTACACTCAGCcgataaacctttcaaatgtgatgtatgTGGTAAGTGCTTCTCGCAGGCCAGTCACTTGAAAGTGCATGCACGCGTGCACACAGGCGAAAAACCTTTCAGATGCGATGTGTGTGATAAGTGTTTTTCGCGCTCCGGTTACTTGAAGGTTCATTTACGACTACACTCGGCcgataaacctttcaaatgtgatgtatgTGGTAAGAGCTTCTCGCAGGCCAGTCACTTGAAAGTGCACGCACGCCTGCACACAGGCGAAAAACCTTTCAGATGCGATGtgtgtggtaagtgtttttcgcGCTCCGGTTACTTGAAGGATCATTTATTACTACACACAGCcgataaacctttcaaatgtgatgtatgTGGTAAGTGTTTTAGGCAAGCGAATACCCTAAAAGTCCATGAACGTCTTCACATGCGAGAGAAGATTTTaatatgtgatgtttgtggtaagtgtttccgGCACTCCGATAATTTGAAAGTGCATTTACGAATGCACACAGGcgacaaacctttcaaatgtgatgtctgtGGTAAGTATTTCTCGACCTCCAGTATGATGAAAGAGCATCTACGGctacacacaggcgagaaacccttcaaatgtgatgtttgtggtaaatgctTCTCGCGCTCCGGTAATTTGAAGGAGCATTTAAGACTGCACACAGGCAATAAACCTTTCACATGTGATATATGTGGTAAGTGCTTCTCGCAGTCCAGTCACTTGAAAGTTCATGGGCGCGTGCACACAGGCGAAAAAGCTTTCAGTTGCGATGtgtgtggtaagtgtttttcgcgatcgtattttttaaaaatccatgaACGTCTTCACAAGGGAGAGAtgtctttcaaatgtgatgtttgcggTAGGGGTTTCTCCAATTCTGGTAACTTAAAGAGACATCTACGcgggcacacaggcgagaaacctttcaaatgtaaagtttgtggtaagtgtttctcagaTTCGTCTACCCTAAGAGACCATGATCTCCGGCACACAGgccagaaacctttcaaatgtgatgtttgtggtaagagtTTCTCGCGCTCCGGTAAGTTGAAAGTGCATTTACGAATACACACAGGcgacaaacctttcaaatgtgatgtctgtggtaagtgtttctcgacCTCCAGTATGATGAAAGAGCATCTACGGctacacacaggcgagaaacccttcaaatgtgatgtttgtggtaaatgtttctcGCGCTCCGGTAATTTGAAGCAGCATTTAAGACTACACACAGGCAATAAACCTTTCACATGTGATATATGTGGTAAGTGCTTCTCGCAGTCCAGTCACTTGAAAGTTCATGGGCGCGTGCACACAGGCGAAAAAGCTTTCAGTTGCGATGtgtgtggtaagtgtttttcgcaatcgtattttttaaaaatccatgaACGTCGTCACAAGGGAGAGAtgtctttcaaatgtgatgtttgcggTAGGGGTTTCTCCAATTCTGGTAACTTAAAGAGACATCTACGcgggcacacaggcgagaaacctttcaaatgtaaagtttgtggtaagtgtttctcagaTTCGTCTACCCTAAGAGACCATGATCTCCGGCACACAGgccagaaacctttcaaatgtgatgtttgtggtaagagtTTCTCGCGCTCCGGTAAGTTGAAAGTGCATTTACGAATACACACAGGcgacaaacctttcaaatgcgatgtttgtggtaagtgcttCTCGCGCTCAGATACCTTGAAAGTACATGAGCGCTTGCACACAGGCTAGAAACGTTTCACAAGTGATGAgtgtggtaagtgtttttcgcAATCGAATATTCCAAATACTCATGAACGTCTTCACTTGGGAGAGAAGTCTTTCAAATGGATGTTtctggtaagtgtttctcgcgcTATTCTTACTTGATAATGCTGTTACCATTACACTGACGATAAAAGTTTCAAATGTTAAGTTTGTGGTACGTGTTTCTCACATTCGACTAAACTAAGAAAGCGTGTCCGccagcacacaggcgagaaatctttcaaatattaaattcgtgTTTAAGTGTTTTTCAGTTTCGACTATTCTAAGAAACCATGAACTGCAGCGTACAGGCGAGAAAACTTTCACATGTATCTACGTTTTGAGTGACTTCAATTGTGTTTAACTAATCATGTGCTCAAGTCTGTTGGTAATAACCTTTTGTAATACGATCTTTGTAGTAAATTTTTCTTCGCTCAGGTAGCCTAAGAAGCAAAGAACACCTTTAAGTGAGAAGCCTTTGAAGTCTGATCTCTGAAACGTGTTTCTTTAGGAAgactattttaaatattgtttcaaatttaCCGACGAAATGACTTGATAATGCTGAGTTTGTAGAATGTGTTTGTCTTTGTCCTGTAAGTTAAACTGTAGGGCTTGGTACACAATTAACCGTGAACGACAACTAGAACGAGAACTAAAATAGTGTTAAAGTATATATAATGAAAGGTGAGCATTCGTTATTAACTAGATACTTGCGGGAAACTTGAACGTTACTTCACTCTCTTGTCATCATAAATCTATTttctcgtatattttgtagcaggaATGTTTCTTCATCATCCATTGTGTCTAACTAACTGGCAAATTCAATGGAATCACTTTTAGAATTAAGCTACTTGTGTCTGACCAGATTACCACTAgaattgaattcttaaagaaTTCTGTGTGTTAGATTTTGTAGTGTGTTAACCTCTatgtgaagaaatgttttcagaacatgggaggatttaCTGCGGGAGGAAGAGGAGTAAAGaacataagatttgttgatgatatggcgttgttagcagcagAGGAGACGATAATAAGCTATATCCTACTGGATCTCAATGACAGCTGCCGAACAGTAGTATGGGATAA includes the following:
- the LOC138692153 gene encoding zinc finger protein 721-like isoform X1: MSYYSEENLDQGHALTHEVKVEKDPMLISFPMMKNEPEERNSLDQLVTGSKEEYQDQSHDLTSEIKVEDPVPISFPVVKREPEERNFLDHHVTAIKEEYVKQSHDLVSEVKCEKDPVAISFPVVKREPEEEQTDSDTVNEEPRVEVTAEDNEVLTESVAATNERSVSSELDSLSLEENDTVCDIPKNSDSTVKAVRTREGEKQLELESSKKRFSTTEKLNEHLSTEVGKKPFKCDICGKCFSRSGHLKDHLRLHTGDKPFRCDVLGKCFSQSIILKRHERHHMGGTSFKCDVCGKCFSQSNTLKVHERLHIREKTFLCDVCGKCFSHSDNLKAHLRLHTGDKPFKCDVCRKCFSRSRNLKVHERMHNFDKPFRCEVCGKCFSRSGYLKDHLRLHTGDKPFKCDVCGKSFSQASHLKVHARVHTGEKPFRCDVCGKCFSRSGYLKDHLRLHSADKPFKCDVCGKCFSQASHLKVHARVHTGEKPFRCDVCDKCFSRSGYLKVHLRLHSADKPFKCDVCGKSFSQASHLKVHARLHTGEKPFRCDVCGKCFSRSGYLKDHLLLHTADKPFKCDVCGKCFRQANTLKVHERLHMREKILICDVCGKCFRHSDNLKVHLRMHTGDKPFKCDVCGKYFSTSSMMKEHLRLHTGEKPFKCDVCGKCFSRSGNLKEHLRLHTGNKPFTCDICGKCFSQSSHLKVHGRVHTGEKAFSCDVCGKCFSRSYFLKIHERLHKGEMSFKCDVCGRGFSNSGNLKRHLRGHTGEKPFKCKVCGKCFSDSSTLRDHDLRHTGQKPFKCDVCGKSFSRSGKLKVHLRIHTGDKPFKCDVCGKCFSTSSMMKEHLRLHTGEKPFKCDVCGKCFSRSGNLKQHLRLHTGNKPFTCDICGKCFSQSSHLKVHGRVHTGEKAFSCDVCGKCFSQSYFLKIHERRHKGEMSFKCDVCGRGFSNSGNLKRHLRGHTGEKPFKCKVCGKCFSDSSTLRDHDLRHTGQKPFKCDVCGKSFSRSGKLKVHLRIHTGDKPFKCDVCGKCFSRSDTLKVHERLHTG